TAgactaacctatctcacaggattaATGTAGAGATAAATTAAAGTATAATTAAAGCATTATATGCTTTCCTGgtccctgagttctttggaggaaggacgggatattttttttattttttgtgaagTCTTGATCAGCTGTCATTGTATGTATTTTTTGTCACTTAATCAGCTGGTAGAGAAGGGTATGAGTACCGCTGGTGGTAATTGAGATGATTTCTGATGGTACTCACGGAAactccagacccctgctgcctggcagcaagaaaagcaacacaatgcaacaagctccagtaggaggctcagctcagcaagcagagctccaacGTGCACTTTTTGTGCAcctgaaaaagcccttccatccgcCCTAAGCCTCTtgacatcatcagttacttctggtagtacttccaGTAGATAGACCATGCGGAGTGATACAGTGGggaacaaacactgagaaacactgtggtagAGTAAAGCAAGACGTGAAGTGCTATAAGTGAAATTTTGTAAGAAAACTTTCTACAGTAGTCAATTCTTAAGGTTTGAGTTGGTACATTGTACATAAATCATCTCTCTTCTTTTGAAGAAGAGAAGTTAATGTAAGAAAATGGCAGCATAATTATAACAGGATTCCCATTTAGAGCATGAGCCAAGAAAATGATCAGCATCTTTTATAAAACCTCAAAATCAATTAAGCAGATGCTGTCTCCTTGAGTACAAATCTGGTTAGTGCTTTCAGTGCATGGCTTGTCTCAATGATAGAAGAAATTTTAGAAGGCTAAAGTCTGCAATTAATTCTAATAAACAATGTTCATTGGAGTGAGGCGAGTAGTAAAATGTAATACACTTAACATAAGAGACAGGTATGCTGCTTCAATTTGTTTTTGTATGAGAAGATCAGTTGACAACTGGCAAAAAATATGTTGTGTATATGTTTCATGTGGGTTATTTTGTAGTATAATCATAATAGCGTATTGTATAGTGATGTGTGTCCTGCTCCAAGAGGGGCAACTCTGATTCTTCAATAGCTGTTGTCCAATATTTGTTGGATTTTTGCCTTTGATCTTTACCTCCAATTACAGTCTGACACGAAACTTGTTTAAATACAGTTGGATTTGTGGGTTTTAACTTACGGCAGAGAGGCATCCATAATCCTTCTCGCTTAAATAATATTTCTACGTCAGATTTGctcctccttttttctgttttctgagGAGCCCTTTAAACATTACTTTGCTGCATGGGAGCAATTTTTCCTTTCTGGGCATCTGTAATAACATTTAAATGATACATATGATTGGCTTCTGCCCACCACTGGATCTTTCCCATGGAAACTGCACTACTAGCAATCAGTCCTGGGGTTGGGACCCACACAATTTGCCTGTGCTCATTGGTCACGTAACTCTTACTCTAGCTGCATGCAGTCCACTGAGGGAAAAATATCTCTCTCTTATGGCAAGTATAGTATTTAAAGGGTTTGTTTATGTAGAGAGAGCgagcacacacacaccaccaaaaGCACCTGGAGGAATGTAAGAATATGTAGGCACAATGCTGTATACGTGATAGGGCAACTTTTTAACGTATATATTATAGTTATATCCTCTCTTAACTATAGCCCTTTTCAGAAGTTCTTTACCCTGTGAACAACAAAATAGAAATAGGGCAAAAAAGAAGCACAATGACCCAAAGTGGATCGCAATTGTGTTTTTCCAGTGTTCTTAGACAtagggagccttgcagagaggtctgctgcccctcccccaaaggcTGGTGCAGACAGAGGTTAAGAACAAAAGCCCCTCTGTCCCTggcagctgcacaatcctggTGATCGCACCACCGCCACCCCCCtaccccatcccttaaggggccagagacaaGGCTTCTagggctggtgggtcacaacccactagtttgagaacccctaCTCTAGGTCTCTGCTTCATCATTTGCAACTACATTTACTTTCTTTACAAAACTCTTAACAGATGCCACATAAAACTATTGTTGCCCAACACTGCAGAGCTTGTAATTTGTGGGCTGCTCTATGAAATCAGCCATGAAGTTCTCTGTTCAAGAGCAGCTGTTGACAGTTGAACATGTTAcgttttgttctgttttcttaTCTTAATGGGGGGTGGAGGAACCTGCTGTGTCCTAAAAAGAGGAACAAAACCTCTATCACTTTTGTAGTAAAATGTTCATTGCCACCTTCAAATCATGCGAACATCTGTTAGAAATGGATGGCTTCTAGGGATGACTGGCAGTTTTGTAGCTTTTCAAGAACGGAACAGTCAGCCTGGGAAAGAGAGACAGTGTAAATAGGAAGCAGTGGTTTTTCAGTGGAGATTGTTAATTTAGCCCTAATGAATATATAACACCTGTAAAGCGTTGTGGGACTAACACAAATTTAACAGAACAAATTGTAACCCACCAGAGGGATTTGCATAGGAGAGGTGATTAGGCTGAAAAGAGATCTATTTAAGAtctatatttttcctttttttaaagtttactgTCTCTTTCCCAAGCAATAGTCTTTCAAACATTTGTGTACTTCCATCTGTTGCTTCCAGGACTTAATGGAGTTAGTCAGGTTCCCCTATAAAAACTGCATGTGTTAACTTCAGCAGGTAAGGGGAGTGTGAATAGCCTTCAGGTTAAGCCTCCAGGAACTTGTTAATACAAGCTGTGTTTGATTATCTGAGCTCCTATTGTGGATTTGCTGGAAGTGTTTCAGGTGCTTGGAGGCAAGATACTCTTGACCTTTTACAATTACAGatccccaatggattgcccaatatgtcctggagtttccggaggaaaaatccattatggggtacaagccatgatgtgtatgcgcaacctcctgattttaggaatgggttaagtcagaatgccagatgtaggggagagcaccaggatgaggtctcttgttatctggtgtgctccctggggcatttggtgggccgctgtgagatacaggaagctggactagatgggcctatggcctgatccagtggggctgttcttatgttcttatgtccctatGCTCCCTTCTCCAGATTGTAGAAATCATCACCACCAGTCCTGTTAGggaccagtatgacttcaaaagatctcaatagcttggttttactttacatatggatagctagggaCAGAACACttcaatccatattgataatggtTATAGTTAATaatctattccaggggtgtccaaactttttggcaggagggccacatcatctctctgacactgtgttgggggccggggggggggaagaattaatttacatttcaaatttgaataaatttacataaatatattagagatggaacttacctgaatgaatgaaggtcttacaatagctcaaagcctataaaaggtcttgctcaaagcaaggctagccttttttTCACTGCctactgcatcgcagacatgaaacagcaagcagtggagggagccctcatcccacagtttacTCGAGAGGTTGATCCGTCACcctatgctgagagcagttgcatcagggcaGCCTGGGCTCCAGCAAACCTCcgaaggaccagaggctcattggagcctgggggctccccgttggccagattgggagtccccaaggaccgcaagtggctcccgggccggggtttaagCATCCCTGATCTattctaacaacaattttttaaaaaattgttcagagatcgAGTCCTGTTCAGTTGATCACCTGTTTTACCATGGCCTCATATAGTAAAATAGTCCATGAAGCTAAAAATGTCACACCGTAGACTCCTTTTTTATTCCTTACCATGTCATGTATTAGCAAGGGCAGTAGTAAGAGCTGATTGACCTCCTAGCATTGCACCAATCAGGGGCAAACCTAGCTGCATAACAAAGGTAATGCAAATTGAAGAATATGCTGTGGTTCTAAGCTTGATTTTTTTGAATGTTAGTTAATCCTCATTTGCTGGCAAatgaaattaagagcccaatcctatccaactttccagtgccagtgcagccatgccagcagggtatACACTGCGTCCAGcggtggggggggcaaccacagaaGCTTCCTTAACGTAAAATAATATTTGTTTCCTAAcctgagggctgcattatggctgcatcagtgttggaaaattggatagaattggaccctaagagtGTTAATGTTGTATAACGGAAACAAAATAAAACTATGGGTTTATATTTTGTGTACATATGAAGGCAGAATAAGATAGCAAAGCTTGAACAGTCAGGAATGGCATTTAAGTGGTTGTAAATggcttcttttatttctgttgagAGGTAAACAAGCACAGGCACAGGATTAAGCTGGTAATGCTGACCAGAGataagaaataaattaaaataaaagcagcCACCATGCAAAAACTGTTTTCAGCTCGGCTGTTAGGGCAATAAACATTGAAATATGATGTTGGTCATAGGGCAGAAAAGGGTTGCTACATGTTGTTATGGCAACCTTGGTTTTGAATACTTTGACAAATTTGGACTCACAACCTAGCCAGATTTTTGTGAAACAATCTCCTCAGATAAAACCAAGTTTCCAAAAGCATTTTATGAAATGGGAACATAAACTCACTGTAACTTGCCCTTAGCTGTACTTAGCCCTTAGCGTATTAAGTAACGTTAGACAGAAATAAGTTTAAATGAAGGGCATTTTTAGTGTCAAGTCTTGCACTGGAGACTTGCCCAAGTTCCATCCATGTTAATCTACAGGTTGGAACAGctcattatctgcaggggatccctGTGGCTACTGAAATCTGCTGTTACCTAGGACCCAGTTTAAATGTCTATAAATAGAAATAAAGGGCACACTTTTGAGTCTCCCAGAAttggtatatactgcattcagccactagaggtgctgaatctaatgcaatgtaatgaaataattttgttcaattacattccattacattcagcacctctagtggctgaatgtggtatgtACTGATTTGGGAGACCCGAAAGTGTCTCCCGaaagtggtttttttctttttttggccccagttttttttttccacttcccTGATTGTctgcttacatttattttgccagagTGTTTGTCTTTTTGTTCTCCCTGTATGTGTAgggccagggcctctgaaaggaattttatcagggggtactaaGTTCCCCTTCCAAAGGGGGAAGGGCAAAAAcagtgggtgggaagcaggaggcagggctgggatcctgcagttatgctggatcccaacccccgttcccagggagtttgaagcaGCTTGaaaccgctctgctctccttggacttgcaccacctccggaggtggcacgggtctgaggagacccataggggccagggcgccttacccaggggtaaggggaaaagtttccctttgcctctggctgagccgattctggctccatcctgcactggatacagcgcaagcctcttggcttgcctgttccagtgcagggtaggattgcactcttctAGAAATTTCCCTCTCTGTTATGGCATGAACATGAATTTTCCCAGATTGTATAAGGGTAATTGTTGTTGCCCATTATTGCAGtactttttaataaataaaagtacTCGTGGTTGAAGCACAAATTATTTTAGCattgcagcattaaaaaaaaaaaaaaagcagaactgGATTAACTTCTATTTTGCTTTCTCATATCATATGGTGAATGGCTAGTACATCTCATATTATAAAAAAGATATTCACCAAAtgcatttatattttaaaaatgttcgcTGTAGATACATTTTTCTGAGTGAAAATAAAcatgaacaaaataaaactaGAAGGAGCTGAATAATATGAAGACAGGAAACTTGCAAGGACACCAGCATTTTTCTGTTATTGAGTAACCACTTTTATTTAGTGTTCTGTTTTCTAATAACATTGAAATGTAGAGCACACACTTATTCGTGTGTGTGCAGAGATTTCTGAACAAGGCAAGAATAAAAGTACatcatgtttttctctctctgaaatGTGATACTATTTcataaaggggggagggagaattaaATAACTTGTGACCTTGAAAGTTGTGTTGTAGGACTGTATAAACATCAGTGGCACACTGCATTCTTTGACACCTTGCAGATTGAAACAGGAACATTCTTGAGTGTCGTCCCACCTGTTTTGCAGCAAGGATCACTGCGTGATCTCTTCTCTTTAACAGTACATGTTGCTGAAATTAGGATTTTACTTCTTAaattttaaacatgttttaataGAATGCTTAATCATAATAGGTCAGGCTACAGGAGAAGCTGTTGCAACCATTCAATATAAGAGCGTgcagtcatccaatgaaattgctTGGCGGGAGATTTAGAACAGCAAAATGAAATACTTCtccacacagtgcataattaactTAGGAAACTCACTTCTGCATTAATTCGGGATGGCCACTAGCCTAGCCAGCATTTATACTTACATGCACACCCAAACATACAAGATAAGTAAGTGCAGTCATGCTTCCTTAGGATTCAGAGGTAATATGCCTATAAATAACAGTTCTGGGAGAGGGGCAACCACAAACTCGAGGTATTGGCATCATCTTCCTGTGAGAAAACAGGattctgggctagatggactcATCTGATCATGCAGTAATCTACTTATATTACTCACTCCAATCAGATACATTATCTCTAATTAGTTGTCTGGATTATTGAGGGGAGACAGTATATGGAAAGGATGCCATGCTATATTTGTGCACTAGAGTCAAGGTGCTTCTGCCCCCTTTGAGATATAATTTCTAGGGACCCAACCTTTCTCTCCTCCCAAGACAAAATGTGGTCACAGTTTACCAGGGTCAGAAATGGGGACACTTCCTGGGTTGAATAGGAACAGTTAGAGCACATGTCATTGGGTTGATCTGCAAAGTGAATTCCCTACCTTGGTTATACATGAGGTTACACATCAGGATGTACCCAAAGTACTTTGTAGTGCAGAATTCAGGAGGCAGTTTTGTATCAGCATGAAGCTGTTTCTCACTCCATGTGTCAGAAATCTGCTAGTTAAGACATACTGAatacagatgcaagggagtagcaggTATCTTGCAGGTatcttatcttgtgtgctccctgatgcatgtggtggggcactgtgagatacaggaagctggactagacgagcctttggcctaatccagttgGGTTGTTTTTATGGAATATTTAAACCTTTCACTGAAATCAGGAAGGATTTTTACCAAGCTCAAGACTGGGTCCAAAGTGCTGAAAGGTAAATATTTTTGTCTGACAGTGAAGAGTTGGAAAAGATGGAACTGTACAATGTTGGGTTCCTCTCCTCTTTTGTCCTTCTCCTTTAAGGACCTACATAATTATACAAATATCTTTGTACATTTTAGTTGAAACAAAACGTTCCTGATTTTTGTGCACAAAGAAATTGTTTCACAATCGTAGAAtctatgttttattttatatgCCTTCTCAGTGTCTGTAGTGGCATTGTTAACACCTCACTCCCAAAACATCTGAACTAAAATATACCTCCAGGTGAATGATGTATGAATACTGCTGTTCGTCTGCTGATGAAGATAGTTTTCAGTATTTCATTATAATGGAAAATGCAACACTTCAAATATATACTAGATTTCAAAAGGAATATGTTTTGTAGGTCTATAACACGTAcctaggagtgagtcccattgaatcaGTAcggcttctgaatagacatgcataggattccactgcCAGTCATCATTTGTAGCCTGTTTACTACTAGAACAAATGGAAATTGAATTATTGATTTGCTAGTGAATGTTTACGATCCTGCACACACGTTCATGAGAGTGCCCCATAAAACTTGGACTGATTTCTTAGTTGACGTACATAGAGTTGTTTTCTACCTATCTTGACATCAGTGTAGGGACTATAACCTAGATGTGCTGGGGCCCTGATCTCCATAAAGCAAAGAAAGTTTGCTTTATGAGGAACAGTGCCGTATTCAAAGTACTGGCCTGGTGACTAAAATATTGATGAGTAGCTTTGTGGTGAGCTTTGCCTATTTCTAATGGAAGCATTTGTAAAATCACTTATGTTGCCTACATCATTGTGAAAGATGCTCATTAAGGCATATTATTGTTCATCTCCATCAGAAGCCTGTCCATATAAGCTTTGCACAAGAATGCTCGTTAAAAAGATGGAAGGAATTTCAATAACAAGTTATTCAGCCATTAGAACATTCCTTCTAGGTGTGTCAGGCATGTGTGAGTAACAAGATAGAAAGCGAAAaaggaaaatgatttttttttgtttctttcattCAACCTGGTCTTGCACTATAAGAAAGGCCCCCCAGCATCCAatttcacacagtggcccaccagcagcttctggaAAGCTGACAAtgcagagagacagacagacaaagtgtcaggatggtgtagtgcttcAGTAGTTAGAcacgttcaaatccctgctcagctattaAGCTTCCTGactgaccttaggccagtcactatctctgcACCTCAAcgaccttacagggttgttgtgaggacagaaatagagaaggaaccatgtacaccaccctggcttcttagaggaaggtataaaaatgtaaataataaatatcTCCCATGTGGCACAATTTGGCAGATAACAGCCTTGAGAGGGTTATTCTTTGTGGTCTCTGTGCAGTTCAGAACACAGTGGAGTTCTGCTCGTGCTGAGAGTCAACCTTGGAACTTTCGAGAGCTACTTTCCTTTACTACCAGGTTTAAAGATCTCCACATCAACTGTTGTACCATAGCTCAAAAGCCTCACGTTATTGTTTCATTTGGAACTTTGTTCAGAGTATCTTTCTAGTATGGATGTTAACTGTGGGTCAGACTAGATTGATGCTGGCACATGGAACAAGAGAGGAAAAGATACTTGATTCCCTTCTTAATCTGTGAGTTTGAATCCTTCCACATGGATTTTTAAACATATTGTCCCCAAGCCCATGTAGATCTAGATATCCATGAGTTTGGTCGTTGAGATGGCATCTAGACTGCACTCCAAGAGAGCCTTTCTTTGCCATGACtactcctttccttttttttcagcTTTAAAAGGCCACAGCTTCTTCCCCTTGCTTATGGCGAGTTGGAAAGACTACATTGAAAACagcttttgcttgatcttttgctATATCTGCTTGGGCTCTGTGGGAGAGGAGAAACGGGGCAGCTAATCATGCTTTattcctcttcctgctggagaCGGAGGGTGGTGATGTCCCTTTATATTACCCTTTGTATACCTACTTGGATGAAAGTCCcaagtgttcaatggggcttactcccaccaaagtgtgtataagattattACCCAAGTCACAGGGAAGGAAGTCTGCAATTTGTCTTGCAAACTACCAGTTGTCCATTTGCATCAATGAGTCTTCTTGTCAAAAGTGTCTGCATTAAACATGTGacttccttcctctgcctcctgctgGGTTCCCTTCACAGACAAACCTCTTTTTAAACATGGCTAAAGTCACAGAGGTGTGTGCGTGTTTGTTGGTCCCACTCTTGGGAGCAGCAGCCTGAGGTTGGGGTGGGAGATGTCAGAGGCACTAGACACCTTTGCTACCTGTGCGCAAAGAGTTAAAGCTGCATCAGACAAAATGGTTTCGTCTCCTTTgatttccaaccccccccccccaaccagaaaGAATTTTATTGGCAGCCTGGCACCCAGAATTTGTTGAGCCCTGGCTTAAGGGGTTTTTCTGAGTGTTTGATAATGAAACATCAAACATGAAACTACTGCAGGAAATGATGTTCTGTGCACATTTTTTGCTAAGAAGCCCCCCTCCCTGTTTCTTATTGGTTGCCAATGGCATGGCATCAATTGGGATCATTGGACTTATGGGATCATTGGACTTATGGCTGAGCCCCAATATCCCTGAAAGAAAAAGACGTATCATTTGCTGCTAAAGAAGGGCTCCATAGAGCCTCTCCCATATTGATGGGAGCCATCTACTAGTCTTTTGCCCTTTTGCAAGGAAAAGATAGCAGGTTTGAACTGAGGGCAaggagcaaaagaagcaggctaCAAACTTTAGTGAGGGTCTGTGTACAACTTGAATTGGACCTAGTTTAGCTAAGGCTTGTATTTTCAAGCCCCCTGTTTTAAATGTTCTTCTCATCTCTAGTTTTCACCTTTTTCTCAGCACTTTATAATTATGAAAAGATGAAAAATGCAGGCATTACTGCATGTGGGGCTGTGAAAAATTGCAGTAACATGTTACTGATTCCTTGGCCCAATAAACCAATaaactatttttttctctcttctgacTGCAGGTCCAACCAGAAGAAAGAGACAGCAGCACTGAAGCTATCACAGATGACTATAAAAAAATGGGAACTCTCTTTGGTGAGCTCAACAAGAGCCTCATCAACATCGGTTTCACCAGAATGCATTTTGGAGAACGGATTGTGGAACCCGTAATAATTATGTTCTTCTGGGTTATGCTCTGGTTCCTTGGTTTACAAGCTCTTGGACTAGTTGCTGTCCTGTGCCTTGTTATTATTTATGTGCAGCAGTAAAGTATGGTAGATGGCCATTGAACAACTATATGATATCTTGGTGGATTTATGTACTTAGCCAAACAAGAATGGTCTACTACAAGCTAATGTGCTGAACATTATGTAGCCATAAAACTTGTgcactctttcttttccagttgccatcttttcaatttaaaataaataaaatctaatGTATTTTAAATATATGGGTGAAAGGGGATCTTAGTGCAGGACAGTTGAACTGAAAcctttatgtttaaaaaaaaaagtcaaccgAATCAGTATAATTCCTGTGGATTGCAGTTCTAAGAGGTCTTTTGCATatgaaaacaaaattttaaaaattaggtcTATTGCTATTTTATATGTGTGCTATGGCTGCTTTCCAATGATCACTTACTTTTGTATTGAGAATGAAAACTTTAAAAGGCCTGTTTGTATGAGCTTTTGTGCTTGATGATTTTATATCATCCTGTATATGCCTTTGCAAATTTCTTCATATTAAATGATTAAAATTCAGTTTCTATATCCTAATTATGTATGTTGATATACAATTTTGTTAAGCGGGTGTGCAACTGTATTGATGCAACTAATGTATATTTATATGTATAAAAATCTCATTTCAGACTTTGTAGGTCCAGCCAATACCCTTGCAGATTTCCTTTTAGATTATGTTCCTGTTGTCTCTTCATACTTTTAAGGAGTTATAATAgtacagatggggaaaaaaacagaaaattccttcttttttataatGGGTTTTCAACTTGTCCTATGCCAATTCTGAAACTTTCATATGTATAAACACAGCAGACAACATTCCTAGATGAACTAGCAAAATGCAGTAGCAAATTTCCTTTTTTTAGAAGGTTCAAAATCAAATTCCCTTGGTTTGACACCCTACTTAGCCCATCCTGATTTGAGTCCAGTTTCTCCCAAGCCCACTAAGTAATGGTCTAAAATGCTAACATGAACAACAGTGTCCTGGGCCACCAAGAACCTTGGGCAATCTTGCCTAATACCAAACAGTTTAGTTCCATTTCAGAGATTATTTTTTCTGTTGTGCCATTTATAGTTCAGGTCATGTTATCTAAGCTCATTTTAATACTTACAAAATGTTTCTTGGTAACGTTGTACATGAATGAACATATACTGCATTTATCAAGAATTATGATTCTGGTTATGTTGATACAAAGAATGAAAGATTCTTTAAATGAGAGGGCAGAGGGAATATTTGAGCGGTTGAATTATCACAACTATAGACATTCACTGGAGGTAAAATTTATCTTATGTACTTTTGTTATATACTTGCTGCACAGTGCCACAGGGCACATATAGCCCAAGActatactctcccccccccccacacacacactttggtgcagctttgccaaaaaggactatgctgtatccagcggaggGAGGGATCAGGTTGCTTCGGAGGGGAAAGAGAATATAAATCCCCTGACCCATCCATAAGTCTCCCTtgcacaatgggtctcctctgacctatgCCAACTCTTTGGGGTAAGTCCAAGAAAGgagatggggaggctgcaggaataGGGGAAAGGACCAGGATAGGGGCTAGGGGTGGCCAACCCTCAGCATGCCATGAGCCACTTTTTATGTATAATGTGCCATTCTACCTTAATGTCACTCTTAGCAATTTCCAGGATAGCtgaatagagcctccaagttcaaaggcagtatatctcccaagtgccagaaggtacagagcaagaaatacaggagtgctgttgcctatttggggctgtccaaagacacctggctgaggCCAAAAAGATGGCCTGCATGGACTTTTAGTCTGGTCCTGCAGGACCAATTCTGTAGTCTATATAAGGTTCATTCATTGCCCtgctgcacagcccagcccagcccacctttgtctgtctgtcttttcaTCCTCAgagatgatcttagccaggatctctttgtggatgattttcctgaagatggtGTCTCCACTGGGCTGGGCCACCTAggtt
This genomic interval from Tiliqua scincoides isolate rTilSci1 chromosome 6, rTilSci1.hap2, whole genome shotgun sequence contains the following:
- the FAM241A gene encoding uncharacterized protein FAM241A; this translates as MGSTEELLVLAPPECAFQGEREPALPSPGRRAGARHRQQQVQPEERDSSTEAITDDYKKMGTLFGELNKSLINIGFTRMHFGERIVEPVIIMFFWVMLWFLGLQALGLVAVLCLVIIYVQQ